The Aureispira anguillae genome contains a region encoding:
- the porM gene encoding type IX secretion system motor protein PorM/GldM: MSIPKEPRQLMINLMYLVLTAMLALNVSAEIINAFFMLDKGIKKNNKIVEHSVSGVITSMEETAKTKTQYQPLVDKAKEAKTLTTGFDEYINSLRERMIEESGGAYTDQEAADQGHPELAGKPRGKKDKDTPQRIFVSGDYGSEGKKQPEGEVLEQKILDLRKAYLDFVAGLWEGQGIKGTIFADPTKKEGALKTLEAEMTLTSSENYNAEAHENKTWADYTFGHMPVAAIYPMLRKFQNDARTSESAVVNFLAGQMGKLELNYDKFDVFSQSSKPYILLGETYEADIALGAYSSQAKFSVSVGGSSLKIVDGKAKYSARGSSVGQKTYSAKISVNNPLTGETETFTKEFSYEVGQPSVNVSADKMNVFYIGVPNPVTVAAAGVATSAMKVSMTGGKLTKKSGTNYTVTADRPGEATITVKDTKNGKSFPFKFRVKRIPDPVVRLGKKTDGLMGSGEFKAQPGLAAWLDNFDFDARCQVQSYTLYYTRKRQDPVEIQGKGGRFSGKVSAAIRQAKPGDQYAFTDVKARCPGDKAGRRVNGLAFKVK; the protein is encoded by the coding sequence ATGTCAATTCCTAAGGAACCAAGACAGCTGATGATTAACCTGATGTATCTGGTTTTGACAGCTATGTTAGCGTTAAATGTATCAGCTGAGATCATAAATGCGTTCTTTATGCTTGATAAGGGTATAAAGAAAAATAATAAAATTGTAGAACATTCTGTAAGTGGTGTTATCACTTCTATGGAAGAAACTGCTAAAACAAAAACTCAATACCAACCATTGGTAGATAAAGCGAAAGAGGCAAAAACGCTTACTACAGGTTTTGATGAATATATCAACTCTTTGAGAGAGCGTATGATAGAAGAATCTGGTGGAGCTTATACTGACCAAGAAGCTGCTGACCAAGGTCATCCAGAATTAGCTGGAAAACCAAGAGGTAAAAAAGACAAAGATACGCCACAACGTATTTTTGTATCTGGTGACTATGGTAGTGAAGGTAAAAAACAACCAGAAGGAGAAGTTCTTGAGCAAAAGATTTTGGACTTGAGAAAGGCTTATTTAGATTTCGTTGCAGGACTATGGGAAGGTCAAGGAATCAAAGGAACTATTTTTGCCGATCCTACTAAAAAAGAAGGAGCTCTAAAAACACTAGAGGCTGAAATGACGCTAACTAGTTCTGAAAATTACAATGCAGAAGCTCACGAAAACAAAACTTGGGCAGATTATACATTCGGTCACATGCCAGTAGCGGCAATTTATCCGATGCTTCGTAAATTTCAAAACGATGCTAGAACTTCAGAATCTGCTGTTGTTAACTTCTTGGCTGGGCAAATGGGTAAACTAGAGTTGAACTACGATAAATTTGACGTATTCTCTCAATCTTCTAAGCCATACATCTTGTTGGGCGAAACTTATGAGGCTGATATTGCACTTGGTGCTTATTCTTCTCAAGCTAAGTTTTCTGTTTCTGTAGGTGGTTCTAGCTTAAAAATTGTTGATGGAAAAGCTAAATATAGCGCAAGAGGTTCTTCTGTAGGACAAAAAACGTATTCTGCAAAGATTTCTGTAAACAACCCATTAACTGGTGAAACAGAAACTTTTACAAAGGAGTTTTCTTACGAAGTAGGACAGCCTTCTGTAAACGTATCTGCTGATAAAATGAATGTATTTTATATTGGTGTACCAAACCCTGTTACTGTTGCAGCTGCTGGTGTAGCTACTTCTGCTATGAAGGTTTCTATGACTGGTGGTAAATTGACTAAAAAGTCTGGTACCAATTATACAGTTACAGCAGATAGACCAGGTGAGGCAACTATTACTGTAAAAGATACAAAGAATGGAAAATCATTTCCATTTAAGTTCCGTGTTAAACGTATTCCTGACCCTGTTGTTCGTTTAGGTAAGAAAACAGATGGTCTGATGGGATCTGGAGAGTTCAAAGCTCAACCAGGTTTGGCTGCATGGTTGGATAATTTTGATTTTGATGCAAGATGCCAAGTTCAATCTTATACCTTGTACTATACTCGTAAACGTCAAGATCCTGTAGAAATACAAGGAAAAGGAGGACGTTTCTCTGGTAAAGTCTCAGCGGCTATACGTCAAGCAAAACCAGGTGATCAATATGCCTTTACAGATGTAAAAGCAAGATGTCCAGGTGATAAAGCTGGTCGCCGTGTGAATGGTTTAGCTTTTAAAGTAAAATAA